The Halomonas denitrificans genome window below encodes:
- a CDS encoding OB-fold nucleic acid binding domain-containing protein: MRLQHKKPLSIAIASIVSATLASGIAFAGEYGAKDHSDSMTGAETSNQASITPDMTPDDGWISISGSVSDVERDEFELNYGDGSVTVRMDDGDRDADAYALLPGDKVRVIGRVDDDFMESLTIDAHSVQIDKLDTTFYSSAADRSAMDENAMWMTVTAPITVSETFVNGTVKSVYDEHFTVETGMATLRVDVDDLPNNPLDDEGYLQVDVGDEVVVTGDMTSGFFEGRQLDADVVVELNS; this comes from the coding sequence ATGAGACTCCAGCATAAAAAACCGCTTTCGATCGCCATTGCATCCATTGTCTCCGCCACGCTCGCATCCGGCATTGCGTTCGCCGGCGAGTACGGCGCCAAGGACCATTCGGATTCGATGACCGGGGCCGAAACGTCGAATCAGGCCAGCATCACTCCGGACATGACGCCGGACGACGGCTGGATTTCGATCAGCGGATCGGTTTCCGATGTCGAACGTGACGAGTTCGAGTTGAACTACGGAGATGGTTCCGTAACCGTCCGGATGGACGACGGTGACCGCGACGCCGACGCCTACGCACTTCTGCCGGGCGACAAGGTCCGAGTCATCGGTCGCGTCGACGACGACTTCATGGAATCGCTGACCATCGATGCGCACAGCGTGCAGATCGACAAGCTGGATACGACCTTCTATTCCAGCGCGGCCGATCGTTCCGCCATGGATGAAAACGCGATGTGGATGACGGTCACTGCACCGATCACCGTGTCGGAAACCTTCGTCAACGGGACGGTCAAGTCGGTGTATGACGAGCACTTCACCGTCGAAACCGGTATGGCGACGCTTCGAGTCGATGTGGACGACCTGCCGAACAATCCGCTCGACGACGAGGGCTATCTCCAGGTCGATGTCGGTGACGAAGTGGTCGTGACCGGCGACATGACCAGCGGTTTCTTCGAAGGCCGCCAGCTCGACGCGGACGTCGTGGTCGAGTTGAACAGCTGA
- a CDS encoding GGDEF domain-containing protein, with the protein MNRTLRARWRVMPVVVLLWTAATAGAVDREAFGQRLELAARLNIEAPWRESQAVLDELRPHLGLATGDQLVTFLMLESRNQALNGEITASLATVDRLLDLDLDPDQRLAAHARAANVGYIGRQFEPTFRHLNDAFELIEAADGTEGVSQIYSIAAYVYALVEEFEDAREFGEQAVAIARGSASIRELCAAHERLAFVHKRSGNFEEAETHYQAALDACPAGDHPLINGAIEYGFADLLQAAGRFERARPRFERGIDAMLRMNYRNGLAEARVFRARMAHREGDESMVEALLTSALPDLDAAGHDEYRAEAHRVLADLDHRRGRHGQAYEHLAVSLAAREAHLAEVRARETSFLRARFASAAKERELARLREQQRISELEARSQAQQSQLRLVVSIAAALLLLAVSVLWIRAARDRRRFRRLAQRDALTALSNHTRFFELAERTLALAREKRRPFTLVLADIDHFKQVNDRHGHLVGDQVLRHVGTRLRESLGRIGIIGRVGGEEFAVAVPGVERAEVRQRLEQLRRELVAVRVDGVPVPVTMSFGLASPRGDESLIELRKRADQRLYAAKQAGRDRIDETAEAP; encoded by the coding sequence GTGAACCGAACCCTTCGCGCGCGCTGGCGGGTGATGCCCGTTGTCGTCCTGCTATGGACGGCGGCGACGGCCGGCGCGGTCGATCGCGAGGCGTTCGGGCAGCGGCTCGAACTGGCCGCCCGACTGAACATCGAAGCGCCGTGGCGGGAGTCCCAGGCCGTGCTCGACGAGCTTCGACCCCACCTGGGCCTGGCCACCGGCGATCAGCTCGTGACCTTCCTGATGCTGGAGAGCCGGAACCAGGCGCTGAACGGTGAGATCACCGCGTCGCTGGCGACCGTCGACCGGCTCCTCGACCTCGATCTCGACCCCGATCAGCGCCTCGCCGCCCACGCGCGGGCCGCCAACGTCGGCTACATCGGACGCCAGTTCGAGCCGACCTTTCGACACCTCAACGACGCCTTCGAACTGATCGAAGCGGCCGACGGGACCGAAGGCGTCAGCCAGATCTACAGCATCGCGGCCTACGTCTACGCACTGGTCGAGGAGTTCGAGGATGCACGTGAGTTCGGCGAACAGGCCGTGGCCATCGCGCGGGGCAGCGCCTCGATCCGCGAACTCTGCGCCGCGCACGAACGGCTGGCCTTCGTCCACAAGCGATCGGGCAATTTCGAGGAGGCGGAAACCCACTACCAGGCCGCCCTCGACGCGTGCCCGGCCGGTGATCATCCCTTGATCAACGGCGCGATCGAGTACGGCTTCGCCGACCTGCTGCAGGCCGCCGGCCGCTTCGAACGGGCCCGGCCCCGCTTCGAGCGCGGGATCGACGCGATGCTCCGGATGAACTACCGCAACGGCCTGGCCGAAGCGCGCGTGTTCCGGGCCCGGATGGCGCACCGCGAGGGCGATGAATCGATGGTCGAAGCGCTGCTGACCTCCGCCCTGCCGGATCTCGACGCGGCCGGCCACGACGAATACCGGGCCGAAGCGCATCGCGTTCTGGCCGACCTCGACCATCGGCGTGGACGGCACGGGCAGGCCTACGAGCACCTGGCCGTTTCGCTGGCCGCGCGAGAGGCGCACCTTGCCGAGGTCCGGGCGCGCGAGACCTCGTTCCTGCGCGCACGCTTCGCCAGCGCGGCGAAGGAACGCGAGCTGGCCCGCCTGCGCGAACAGCAACGGATCAGCGAACTGGAAGCGCGCAGCCAGGCGCAGCAGTCGCAGCTGCGCCTGGTCGTGTCGATCGCCGCTGCGCTCCTGCTCCTGGCGGTTTCCGTGTTGTGGATCCGAGCGGCACGGGATCGGCGACGTTTCCGTCGCCTGGCGCAGCGCGACGCGCTGACCGCGCTGAGCAACCACACGCGCTTCTTCGAGCTGGCCGAGCGGACCCTGGCGCTGGCGCGGGAAAAGCGCCGACCGTTCACGCTGGTGCTGGCCGACATCGATCACTTCAAGCAGGTCAACGATCGCCACGGCCACCTGGTCGGCGATCAGGTTCTACGCCATGTGGGCACGCGCCTGCGTGAGAGCCTGGGCCGGATCGGCATCATCGGGCGCGTCGGCGGCGAAGAGTTCGCCGTCGCCGTGCCGGGCGTCGAACGAGCCGAGGTCCGGCAACGGCTCGAGCAGCTTCGGCGCGAGCTCGTGGCCGTGCGGGTCGATGGCGTCCCGGTGCCGGTCACGATGAGTTTCGGTCTGGCGTCGCCGCGGGGCGACGAGTCGCTGATCGAACTCAGGAAGCGCGCCGATCAACGTCTCTACGCGGCCAAGCAAGCGGGGCGCGACCGGATCGACGAAACGGCCGAGGCGCCCTGA
- the rpmB gene encoding 50S ribosomal protein L28 produces MSRVCQVTGKRPMVGNNVSHANNRTRRRSLPNLHSHRFWSPAENRWIKLRVSTKGLRIIDKKGIDNVLADLRASGQKI; encoded by the coding sequence ATGTCCAGAGTCTGCCAGGTGACCGGCAAGCGCCCAATGGTCGGAAACAACGTTTCCCACGCGAACAACCGTACGCGTCGCCGTTCGCTGCCGAACCTTCACAGCCACCGTTTCTGGTCCCCGGCCGAGAATCGCTGGATCAAGCTCCGCGTTTCGACCAAGGGCCTCCGCATCATCGACAAGAAAGGCATCGACAACGTGCTCGCGGACCTGCGCGCGTCGGGCCAGAAGATCTAA
- the rpmG gene encoding 50S ribosomal protein L33, whose amino-acid sequence MAGSARDKIKLVSSAGTGHFYTTDKQKKNTPHKLEFKKYDPVVRKHVMYKEGKIK is encoded by the coding sequence ATGGCAGGTAGCGCTCGCGACAAGATCAAGCTCGTCTCCTCCGCCGGGACGGGTCATTTCTACACGACCGACAAGCAGAAGAAGAACACTCCGCACAAGCTGGAGTTCAAGAAGTACGACCCGGTCGTGCGCAAGCACGTGATGTACAAGGAAGGCAAGATCAAGTAA
- a CDS encoding ribose-phosphate diphosphokinase has product MPGDEQRAERLAAELGVERIALEHRRFPDGECYLRIDAELDDLDVVLVASLDRPDPKLVPLLFAADLARDLGAGRVGLVAPYLAYMRQDRRFLPGEALTSVSFARRLSDAFDWLVTVDPHLHRYPTLDAVYSIPSEVVAAAPALADWIAGAIDRPLVIGPDEESEQWVRAVAEARGLAWRIMTKQRFGDHDVRITAPDLDGLVGHRPVLVDDILSSGATLADAARVLVAAGLPTPACAIVHGLFGDRARRTLAEAGIETLVCTDTVDAPESRIQLAAHIAPAVRRLLSSRP; this is encoded by the coding sequence ATGCCGGGCGACGAGCAACGCGCCGAGCGCCTGGCGGCCGAGCTCGGCGTCGAGCGGATCGCGCTGGAGCACCGGCGCTTCCCCGACGGCGAGTGCTACCTGCGCATCGATGCCGAGCTCGATGACCTCGACGTGGTGCTGGTCGCGTCGCTGGACCGGCCCGACCCCAAGTTGGTCCCGCTGCTGTTCGCCGCCGACCTGGCGCGCGATCTCGGGGCGGGGCGAGTCGGCCTGGTCGCACCCTACCTGGCCTACATGCGGCAGGATCGGCGCTTCCTGCCCGGCGAGGCGCTGACCTCCGTCAGCTTCGCGCGGCGCCTGTCGGACGCCTTCGATTGGCTGGTCACCGTCGATCCGCACCTGCACCGCTACCCGACGCTCGACGCCGTCTACTCGATTCCATCCGAGGTCGTCGCCGCGGCGCCGGCGCTGGCCGACTGGATCGCCGGCGCGATCGATCGACCGCTGGTGATCGGACCGGACGAGGAGAGCGAGCAGTGGGTGCGCGCCGTGGCCGAAGCGCGCGGCCTGGCCTGGCGAATCATGACCAAGCAACGCTTCGGCGACCACGATGTCCGGATCACCGCGCCGGACCTCGATGGCCTGGTTGGGCACCGGCCGGTGCTGGTCGACGACATTCTCTCCTCGGGTGCGACCCTGGCCGACGCGGCCCGCGTCCTGGTCGCGGCCGGGCTGCCGACGCCGGCCTGCGCGATCGTCCACGGCCTGTTCGGCGACCGGGCCCGCAGGACGCTGGCCGAAGCCGGAATCGAAACGCTGGTCTGCACCGATACGGTGGATGCACCGGAATCCCGGATCCAGTTGGCCGCGCACATCGCCCCGGCCGTGCGCCGGCTGCTGTCGAGTCGACCGTGA
- the cmoA gene encoding carboxy-S-adenosyl-L-methionine synthase CmoA, translated as MARDEIYREGIYRNEDRPAAPFEFSEAVVKVFPDMIERSVPGYRELLEHTGLLVGRAVRPGTRIYDLGCSLGAATLAARRAVHVEDVQIVAVDRSPDMVTRCREVIAADNSRVPVEVVEGDVCDLPIENASMVLVYYTLQFLPLAERDALVQRIHDALVPGGVLVLAEKLAFEPPERQAWLDTHHHDFKRSQGYSDLEIARKRQALDNVLVPETRQQHHARLEAAGFTTVVDWFQCFNFAAIAAVRGDD; from the coding sequence ATGGCGCGAGACGAAATCTACCGGGAAGGAATCTACAGGAACGAGGACCGGCCCGCCGCGCCGTTCGAATTCTCCGAGGCGGTGGTCAAGGTGTTCCCGGACATGATCGAACGCTCGGTGCCCGGCTACCGGGAACTGCTCGAACACACCGGGCTGCTGGTCGGACGGGCCGTCCGGCCCGGCACCCGGATCTACGACCTGGGCTGCTCGCTGGGTGCGGCCACGCTTGCCGCCCGCCGCGCGGTCCACGTCGAGGATGTGCAGATCGTCGCGGTGGACCGGTCACCGGACATGGTGACCCGCTGCCGTGAGGTGATCGCGGCCGACAACTCGCGCGTGCCGGTCGAGGTGGTCGAGGGCGATGTCTGCGACCTGCCGATCGAGAACGCGTCGATGGTGCTCGTCTACTACACGCTGCAGTTCCTGCCCTTGGCCGAGCGCGATGCCCTCGTCCAGCGCATCCACGACGCACTGGTGCCGGGCGGCGTGCTGGTGCTGGCGGAGAAGCTGGCCTTCGAGCCGCCCGAGCGCCAGGCATGGCTGGATACGCACCACCACGACTTCAAACGATCGCAGGGCTACTCGGACCTGGAGATCGCGCGCAAGCGCCAGGCGCTGGACAACGTGCTGGTCCCGGAAACCCGGCAGCAGCATCACGCGCGGCTGGAGGCGGCGGGATTCACGACCGTGGTCGACTGGTTCCAGTGCTTCAACTTCGCGGCAATCGCGGCGGTGCGCGGCGATGACTGA
- a CDS encoding antibiotic biosynthesis monooxygenase, giving the protein MSGKKTRATRRPDRARSERRTPGAPCWAVTFRSRLSGDSADYEAAARRIAELAARQPGFLGMESERGEDGLGVTVCYWASRDAIDAWREHPEHLAAQEQGRSRWYADWEIDIDFIAGRP; this is encoded by the coding sequence ATGAGCGGGAAGAAGACACGGGCGACCAGGAGGCCTGATCGGGCCCGCTCCGAGCGGCGCACCCCCGGTGCGCCGTGCTGGGCCGTGACCTTCCGATCGCGGCTCTCGGGCGATTCGGCCGACTACGAGGCTGCTGCGCGGCGGATCGCCGAACTCGCCGCCCGCCAGCCCGGCTTCCTCGGCATGGAAAGCGAGCGCGGCGAGGACGGCCTCGGCGTCACCGTGTGTTACTGGGCGTCGCGCGACGCCATCGACGCGTGGCGCGAGCACCCGGAGCACCTTGCGGCGCAGGAGCAGGGCCGCTCTCGCTGGTACGCCGACTGGGAGATCGACATCGACTTCATCGCCGGGCGCCCGTGA
- the coaBC gene encoding bifunctional phosphopantothenoylcysteine decarboxylase/phosphopantothenate--cysteine ligase CoaBC — translation MLVGVTGGVAAYKSAELVRRLADRGAEVRVAMTRGARAFITPLTLQAVSGHRVHTELLDEAAEAGMGHIELARWADDIVVAPATADLIGRAAAGLADDLLTTLLLATRARLWMAPAMNHVMWAHPAVRANVELLAERGVRMLGPDVGHQACGETGPGRMVEPADIAAAVMERPTGGECRAALEGTRFVVTAGPTLEPLDPVRFLGNRSSGRMGFAVAEALAAAGASVTLIAGPVQRPTPSGVERIDVTTAREMYDAVFAALPADGFVGVAAVADYRPADAAASKIKKNDERLTVDLVRNPDILAEVAASNPRPFTVGFAAETENLDANARAKLERKNLDLIAANQVGEGRGFDRTDNTLRVFSRSDRWDLASGPKTELARKLVELIIQTRERDR, via the coding sequence GTGCTGGTCGGCGTGACCGGCGGCGTCGCCGCGTACAAGTCCGCCGAACTGGTCCGGCGCCTCGCCGACCGGGGCGCCGAGGTCCGCGTGGCGATGACGCGCGGCGCCCGGGCCTTCATCACGCCGTTGACGCTGCAGGCGGTCAGCGGCCACCGGGTGCATACGGAACTGCTCGACGAAGCGGCGGAAGCCGGCATGGGCCACATCGAACTGGCTCGCTGGGCCGACGACATCGTGGTCGCCCCGGCCACCGCCGACCTGATCGGACGAGCCGCCGCCGGCCTCGCCGACGACCTGCTGACCACTCTGCTGCTGGCCACGCGCGCACGCCTGTGGATGGCGCCGGCAATGAACCACGTGATGTGGGCGCACCCGGCGGTCCGGGCCAACGTCGAACTGCTGGCCGAGCGCGGCGTTCGCATGCTGGGTCCCGACGTCGGTCACCAGGCCTGCGGCGAAACCGGCCCCGGACGGATGGTCGAGCCGGCCGATATCGCAGCTGCGGTGATGGAGCGGCCGACCGGCGGCGAGTGCCGTGCCGCACTCGAAGGAACGCGATTCGTGGTCACGGCCGGCCCGACGCTCGAACCGCTGGACCCGGTGCGCTTCCTCGGCAATCGCTCGTCGGGACGCATGGGCTTCGCCGTGGCCGAGGCGCTGGCGGCCGCCGGCGCTTCGGTCACGCTCATCGCCGGTCCGGTCCAGCGGCCGACGCCGAGCGGGGTGGAGCGAATCGACGTCACCACCGCCCGCGAGATGTACGACGCGGTGTTCGCCGCGCTGCCTGCCGACGGGTTCGTCGGCGTGGCCGCGGTCGCCGACTACCGGCCCGCCGACGCCGCCGCCTCCAAGATCAAGAAGAACGACGAGCGCCTGACCGTCGACCTGGTTCGCAACCCCGACATCCTGGCCGAGGTCGCGGCCAGCAACCCGCGGCCCTTCACCGTCGGGTTCGCGGCCGAGACCGAGAACCTCGACGCCAACGCGCGCGCCAAGCTGGAGCGCAAGAACCTCGACCTGATTGCCGCCAACCAGGTCGGCGAGGGGCGCGGTTTCGACCGCACCGACAACACGCTGCGTGTGTTTTCGCGCTCGGACCGCTGGGACCTGGCCTCGGGCCCCAAGACCGAGCTCGCTCGAAAGCTCGTGGAGCTGATCATCCAAACCAGGGAACGCGATCGATGA
- the radC gene encoding DNA repair protein RadC, with protein MRINDWPTAERPRERLLSDGADALSDAELLAILLRTGTRGCSAPDLARRLLNRFDGLRGLLEAPADVLVDEPGLGPAKVAQLQAAVALARRHLRARLTRGDALTSPDATRRFLRAELRHRPHEAFCGLFLDTRHRVIAFRVLFRGTIDAAHVHPRVVVETALADRAAAVIVAHNHPSGVAEPSQADLAITRRLRDALALVDIRLLDHFIVGDAEVVSLAERGLV; from the coding sequence ATGCGAATCAACGACTGGCCCACCGCCGAGCGTCCGCGGGAGCGCCTGCTCAGCGACGGCGCGGATGCGCTGAGCGACGCCGAACTGCTTGCGATCCTGCTGCGAACCGGGACCCGGGGTTGCTCGGCGCCCGACCTTGCGCGCCGGTTGCTGAACCGTTTCGATGGACTCCGCGGCCTGCTCGAAGCCCCGGCGGACGTCCTCGTCGACGAACCGGGTCTGGGCCCTGCGAAGGTGGCGCAGCTGCAGGCCGCGGTCGCATTGGCGCGTCGCCACCTGCGCGCCCGGCTGACCCGCGGCGACGCCTTGACCAGTCCCGACGCGACCCGGCGGTTCCTCCGTGCCGAGCTTCGCCATCGTCCGCACGAGGCCTTCTGCGGGCTGTTTCTGGACACGCGCCACCGGGTGATCGCGTTCCGGGTGCTGTTCCGCGGCACCATCGATGCGGCCCACGTCCATCCGCGGGTGGTCGTCGAGACCGCGCTGGCCGACCGCGCCGCAGCCGTGATCGTGGCCCACAACCACCCGTCGGGCGTGGCCGAGCCCAGCCAGGCGGACCTGGCGATCACCCGACGCCTGCGCGATGCCCTGGCGCTGGTCGACATCCGCCTGCTCGATCACTTCATCGTCGGCGACGCCGAAGTCGTCTCCCTGGCCGAGCGCGGCCTGGTCTGA
- a CDS encoding prolyl oligopeptidase family serine peptidase, whose product MAQTEVVDDPYLWLENVEGPNALAWARGQNQVSQAELEAHALFEPIHERALEILTSDDRIAYPSLQGGMIYNFWRDADHVRGLWRRTSVEGYRNDEPEWDVLLDLDALAGEENENWVWAGANCRYPDYDRCLVSLSIGGADASVTREWDMETREFVEGGFALDESKSSIGWRDRDSVFYGPAFTPEQVTDSGYPRTVRIWRRGTDPAQAEIVFEGEQGDVASFGARFWDGDTHYDMIIRAPGFFSRHYYLYRAGETHRLNVQDDAELAGLIDGQALINLKSDWDVAGTTYPQGALVAAPIESLETETPEVSVVYRPGERASIASVATTDNTVLVNVLDNVVSKLLRFTFDNGEWQQQSLDVPALGSISVVSADDRSDRFYYNYTGFLTPSTLYEADAAADRHTEVRSEPSWFDADGMEVAQHEATSADGERIPYFVVTPAGFEADGETPTLLSAYGGFEVSRTPFYSGVTGSAWLERGGAYVLANIRGGGEFGPKWHQAALKENRQRAYDDLIAVAEDLIERGITSPDHLGIQGGSNGGLLVGAVMVQRPDLFDAVVCQVPLLDMKRYHLLLAGASWMAEYGDPDQPEEWAYLSEYSPYQNVDADADYPRAFFTTSTRDDRVHPGHARKMVAKMLDQGHDLLYYENIEGGHGGAANLKQRAYLSALIYAYLHAQLAEASTDEREEDTGDQEA is encoded by the coding sequence ATGGCCCAGACCGAAGTCGTCGACGACCCCTATCTCTGGCTCGAGAACGTCGAGGGCCCGAACGCCCTGGCCTGGGCCCGCGGACAGAACCAGGTGTCGCAGGCCGAGCTCGAAGCCCACGCGCTGTTCGAGCCGATCCACGAGCGGGCGCTGGAGATCCTGACTTCCGACGATCGGATCGCCTACCCGTCGCTGCAGGGAGGGATGATCTACAACTTCTGGCGGGACGCCGATCACGTTCGCGGCCTCTGGCGCCGCACGTCGGTCGAGGGCTACCGGAACGACGAGCCCGAATGGGACGTGTTGCTCGACCTCGATGCGCTGGCGGGCGAGGAAAACGAGAACTGGGTATGGGCCGGCGCCAACTGCCGCTATCCGGACTACGACCGCTGCCTGGTCAGCCTGTCGATCGGCGGCGCGGACGCGTCGGTCACGCGCGAATGGGACATGGAAACGCGCGAATTCGTCGAAGGCGGCTTTGCCCTCGACGAATCCAAGAGCAGCATCGGCTGGCGTGATCGCGATTCGGTGTTCTACGGTCCGGCCTTCACGCCGGAGCAGGTCACCGATTCCGGCTACCCGCGCACGGTCCGGATCTGGCGGCGGGGCACCGATCCGGCGCAGGCCGAAATCGTCTTCGAAGGGGAACAGGGCGACGTCGCGTCGTTCGGTGCGCGCTTCTGGGACGGAGACACCCACTACGACATGATCATCCGGGCGCCCGGCTTCTTCTCGCGCCATTACTACCTGTACCGCGCCGGCGAGACGCACCGGCTCAACGTACAGGACGACGCAGAACTGGCCGGCCTGATCGACGGCCAGGCGCTGATCAACCTGAAATCCGACTGGGACGTTGCCGGCACCACCTATCCGCAGGGGGCCCTTGTCGCGGCGCCGATCGAGAGTCTCGAGACCGAGACCCCCGAGGTGTCGGTCGTCTACCGGCCCGGTGAGCGCGCTTCGATCGCCAGCGTCGCAACGACCGACAACACGGTCCTGGTCAACGTCCTCGACAACGTGGTCTCGAAGCTCCTGCGCTTCACCTTCGACAACGGCGAGTGGCAGCAGCAGTCGCTCGACGTTCCGGCGCTCGGCAGCATTTCCGTCGTCTCCGCCGACGACCGCTCGGACCGGTTCTACTACAACTACACCGGCTTCCTGACCCCCTCGACGCTCTACGAGGCCGACGCCGCTGCCGACCGCCACACGGAAGTGCGCAGCGAACCGTCCTGGTTCGACGCCGACGGCATGGAGGTCGCACAGCACGAGGCCACATCGGCCGATGGCGAGCGCATTCCCTACTTCGTGGTCACGCCGGCCGGCTTCGAAGCCGATGGGGAAACCCCGACGCTGCTGTCGGCCTACGGCGGCTTCGAGGTTTCGCGCACGCCCTTCTACTCCGGCGTGACCGGTTCGGCGTGGCTGGAGCGCGGCGGAGCCTACGTGCTGGCCAACATTCGCGGCGGCGGCGAGTTCGGTCCGAAGTGGCACCAGGCGGCGCTGAAGGAGAACCGCCAGCGCGCCTACGACGACCTGATCGCCGTGGCCGAGGACCTGATCGAGCGCGGCATCACCTCGCCCGATCACCTCGGCATCCAGGGCGGCAGCAACGGCGGGCTGCTGGTCGGCGCCGTGATGGTCCAGCGTCCGGACCTGTTCGACGCGGTGGTCTGCCAGGTACCCCTGCTCGACATGAAGCGCTATCACCTGCTGCTGGCCGGGGCCAGCTGGATGGCCGAATACGGCGATCCGGACCAGCCCGAGGAATGGGCCTATCTCTCCGAATACTCGCCGTACCAGAACGTGGACGCCGACGCGGACTACCCGCGTGCGTTCTTCACCACCTCGACGCGCGACGACCGGGTCCACCCCGGACACGCACGAAAGATGGTGGCGAAGATGCTCGACCAGGGCCACGACCTGCTGTACTACGAAAACATCGAGGGCGGTCACGGCGGCGCGGCCAACCTGAAGCAGCGGGCCTACCTCAGTGCGCTGATCTACGCCTACCTGCACGCGCAGCTTGCCGAGGCATCGACCGATGAGCGGGAAGAAGACACGGGCGACCAGGAGGCCTGA
- the cmoB gene encoding tRNA 5-methoxyuridine(34)/uridine 5-oxyacetic acid(34) synthase CmoB: MPSDLLEPTPARVDRLAAAFGDDGVSRVIGAARKATAAGRHGRMAEWQAVLDGLPAADPGWRIDDGVLVAGGAIDDRDALVDRLRGLIPWRKGPLRLGGVPIDTEWRSDWKWDRVAPHVDLDGKRVLDIGAGNGYFAWRMLDGDSASVIACDPTLVFWYQHRAIEHFAGPAPLDLLPVAFEALPATGAFDVAFSMGVLYHRRDPLEHLAGIRRHLAAGATALIETLVLPGDDIAEFDPPDRYANMRNVHRLPTVPRLLDWLEETGFEDATCVDLTATSTDEQRPTEWMPFHSLTHALAPDRTRTIEGYPPPLRASVVAKRR; the protein is encoded by the coding sequence ATGCCCAGCGACCTGCTCGAACCGACTCCGGCTCGCGTCGACCGCTTGGCCGCGGCCTTCGGCGACGACGGAGTATCACGGGTGATCGGGGCCGCCCGGAAAGCGACGGCCGCGGGCCGGCACGGCCGCATGGCCGAGTGGCAGGCGGTGCTCGACGGCTTGCCTGCGGCGGACCCCGGCTGGCGGATCGACGACGGCGTGCTCGTCGCCGGCGGCGCGATCGACGACCGCGACGCCCTGGTCGACCGCCTCCGCGGCCTGATTCCGTGGCGCAAGGGACCCCTGCGGCTCGGCGGCGTGCCGATCGATACGGAATGGCGTTCGGACTGGAAATGGGACCGCGTGGCGCCGCACGTCGATCTCGACGGCAAGCGCGTGCTCGACATCGGGGCCGGGAACGGCTATTTCGCGTGGCGGATGCTCGACGGCGATTCCGCATCGGTGATCGCCTGCGACCCGACGCTGGTGTTCTGGTACCAGCACCGCGCGATCGAGCATTTCGCCGGCCCGGCGCCGCTCGATCTGCTTCCGGTCGCCTTCGAAGCGCTGCCGGCGACCGGGGCCTTCGACGTCGCGTTCTCGATGGGGGTGCTCTACCACAGGCGCGACCCGCTCGAGCATCTCGCCGGCATCCGTCGCCACCTCGCGGCGGGCGCGACGGCCCTGATCGAAACCCTGGTCCTGCCCGGCGACGATATCGCCGAGTTCGACCCCCCCGACCGCTACGCCAACATGCGCAACGTCCACCGCCTGCCCACCGTCCCGCGGCTGCTCGACTGGCTGGAGGAGACCGGCTTCGAGGACGCCACCTGCGTCGATCTGACCGCGACGTCGACCGATGAGCAACGTCCGACGGAGTGGATGCCGTTTCATTCGCTCACGCACGCACTCGCGCCCGACCGGACCCGGACGATCGAGGGATATCCGCCGCCCTTGCGAGCATCGGTTGTCGCGAAACGCCGTTGA